The genome window ttgaattaaaaaattctaGCAACAGGGCAATGATTTGTAAACTCTTTATTTTGGCTAATAATTGACGGCATTCATTATTACCATTGCTCAGAGGAGAGTTCTTCACTAGACAGTCTGTTGTTATCAGACACTAAAAATTAGGAAGAGACCGGAGGGGATTTAtaatgggaggagaggagaaaagaagctCAGAGGAGAACATGAGGTCCTGTCCAACCTTGTTATCAGGAAATGAGTTTAAATCAGATCTAACTTAAATGCCAGCCTCTCCAAAAAGGTTTTCAGATAAAGGTCACATAACAATCATTCACTGGACAAAAAAAAGTCTGTTTCTAGAAGAGATCTCATTGACATGAAAGACCCAACTTAGGAATAACTATACATAGCACCACGACAGAGCTGGGATCACGGCAGCCTGGCATGAATTAAGATACTACTGTAGATACAGCAATTTCTAAGGAGGACCTCTCACTCACAGATGCTTGTGTTGTTTTATGGCATAAAGATGTTGTAGACGGTTCTCACATAGATTTCATCCGGAGGAGGCTTCTTCTGGCTTCCAGGTTCAAGGAATTTCTTGATTGTAGGGATATTGCTCATTTTCACTGTGTACtcctaaaaaaggaaaacactgaagtTCAAGGTTCACAGCAAAGGTATTAGCTGTTATGAAAATACGGTTGTTCAAATTGGCCCATCaaaatttgttcaataaatatttgttgccgAGATCCAACCACAACCATAATCCAGCATCTGTTTAGGGTCTGATCCCTTGGTATGATTATTTACAGTTATTGACGACAATAGCTGGAATCTAGATAAGGCTTTATGCAAATCTCACTGTCCACATCAAGATGTGAATTCTTTTCAGcgatatcaaaataaaaaaagatacttaGAAAAGGATTATGACACttgcttaaagagaaaaaaggaagaaaaaaaagacatgggaAGCGCCTTAAATACACTGATTTGCTCAGAGAAAATGCATGagtcatttaaataaaagtgctttaaaaagtCATCAGATGTTACAATTTACATCATCAGATTCAGCTTCCTTGCACTTTTTTACTTCTAATAAATGAATCCTCTTTCTGGCTATGTGTGGGAGATGGTCTGTTGCATTTTTTGTAGCTTGGGGCTCAGAAACCAGTTATTTATATAAactagaagaaagggaagaaaaataccatatttttcattcatatagTCCAATCTTACCAATTCTCAGTAATTGAGAAAAAAAGTCTATTTGATCTAGTGAAAAATTTGAACTATACAAAGAAGTGTATATCCATCAGATGTACGAGTAATTATtctaataaaatctttcaaagaggtcatttatttaaaaagctactaCTTTAAAAGTAGACTATATACAAAGCACAGCCTTAAtgaaacatgcacacacatataagCATACATATATACGTCACTAAtactaataaaaagtaataattgtgTCAATTAGTGCTATGTAATTATGACAATGTTCTCTTTTTGTGACTTACTTGAAGTATTTGTATTATCTAATTTTGAATATTACACGAATATTTAGCAGCTTATGCCATAAGATTTATCATGCAAGATTTACCTGTGGTCCATACTTTCACGTATAATAAAACTTCTGTGactcttgacatttttttaaccctttaattAATGCAGGAATGACCCTTTAATTCAACTCAGATCTGGTGTTAGATTATGAAGTCCTTTAATATTGATGCTTGATCTGACCAGagattaaaattgtatttacacAGATGTGCCTGAGGTTTAAAACCAAGTTATCAGCATCACAGATGGAAAATACCAGTAGGCCCCTGGGCTATTCCAGGGACCTATTGTTACTAAAGTCAAATTAAACAACCATCTCTGTGttttcatgaagaaataaacagataGCTAACCTATATGATGGCTACTTGCcttgttgaagatttttattctcattttctggGTGTATGCATTTAAGTGGTGGTGGTTGGTGTatcaaaatgaattaattatttttttttaaatatgtgtgttaCTCTTTGGAGTATAAGTGCATATCTCTCTTGGCTTTCGATAACTTGGTCAAAGATGTGTCAGTGTGGTCTATATCAGGGATTGACAACCTCTTtctataaaggaccagatagtagatattttaggctttgcaaggcATATGATCTCTATTAGAACTGCTCAGCGCTGCCACAGTAGCACAGAAGTCGCCACAGACAATGCATAAACGAATGGGTGTGGCTTTGTGCCGATAAAACTTATCTACGGACACCGaaatttgaacttcatataatttcatgtgtcatgaaatattcttttgacattttttttcaaccatttaaaaacgtAAAAACCATTCTGAGCTCAAGAGCTATCCAAAACAGGGGGCAGGTCTGATTTGGTCTGGGGTGGTGGGGGCGCTGTAGTTGGCCAATTCCCAGGGTACAGGAAAGCTCATTTGACTTGCAGATAAAAGGCTAAGGTTCTAGGTGAAAGTCAGGGACCCACTAGCTGGTCCATCTCGGCTGTTGTCTTATTTCTCATGGCTCTCTATTTTCTTATGTGTATACTGAAGGCACTGGATGAGATTAGTTTTTTTGGGAACCTTTTATTCTACTGGCAAAAGCCCATTTATATCTATGCCAGAATAATAGTGAGGAACAAGAAGAGCCACACACAGGTCTTTCCTTGGAATTTCCGGGGAGAATGGCGGGAACTCTTTGGGATGATTTTAGGGTGCTCCTGAATAGCCCTCAGAACTTACGCTTGGACATTTCCAATCTGAGAACACGTCATTTCTGAGAATGGGAACCATGCCCCGATGAAGAGACTATTTCTGATGCTGACGCTCAAGCCCTCCCATCAGAACATTCACCAGGAACAGGTGAGGACCGCCTCGTCCACGCCGTTACCTCCATGGCAAGTCCCTCCTGGCAAAGTGTGGATGGAGTGTGTCCCAAGAGTGCAGTTATGGAACAAAACTGAGACAAAACTTCTTTCACATGTAAATGATCTCTCAGCTCTAAAGATTTGGGGAGcagaaaaacaatttcaagtctgtaccttcatttcattttaccaactagaaactaaaaaaattacagacacacacacagacacagacaaacacacacacacacacacagagccaacCAATCAACAGACATTGAAGGAACACCTAAAAGTTCTGGGCCAATCTTCtaatatgtggttttatttaccTGGAGGTGAGGAAATGAAGACAGGATATTGGGAATTTTCTCCTCTAGAGCCAAAATGGTTTGGAGGAGAATCACATCTGCAAGGCTCATCTGACTGCCAACGAGAAACCTTTGTCCATGCTCCCTTAGAACCTGTAGGATACAAATGTTTTGCATCAGTTATAATATTGTACATAGAGAAACGGAGGAAGCTATTGAATCAGTGCAGTATCTGAGAAGGGTGAAATGATAGCCTTGTCCTTTCATCCTTTTATAAATAATCTCAATAAAGAAGCTCCCtctatcagagagagagagagagagagagagagagagagagagagagagagagagcgagagagagagggagaaggagggagggagggagggagggagggagggagaggacacAAAAGGTGTAAAAACAAAAGCATCATTAAATATCTGCTTTATATTagaataaaacactgaaaaggggaaggaaatatCAATTCTGGATTCATCATCCAGTGCTTTAAAAGGAcaccattttaaatatattcctacAGAAATGAATTAGCCCTGATGAATTCAGGAGGCTGGGGAAGAGGAGAGTGAGGTAGGAAGTAAGCGATAGGTCTTCGCCAAGGAGTCCGATCTCGTTTGCCAGGTCTGTGTTTCAAGGAACATCAGCACTCGTGATCATAAATTAGATGtgactataaaaaacaaaagcaagtttCTTTTCACATCTTCTAAGACACAGAAAATTAGAAGCGTGTGAGTTCATCTTGACTCTCACTGTGAGACTAACATATAGATGCAGTCACAGGAATAGATGATAAGGGAAAGCAAGGAACAGTGGTGGTAGGAGGGAGATCCCCTTTGCAGTGAACTCTTGGATGCCCCTGAGTGTAAGGACGTGTGCACACATATGTCTGACGGGAACTCTGCATATGATTCCAAATCAAGTAGAGCTACTGGAGCCAGAGTGGAAGAGTACAAGGAATCCCGAATTTGCAGTCAGAGGGCAGAGTTCTACTCCTGGCTCCCCACCTTGGGCACGTCACTCAAAATGGTAACCATTTTTAGCTCCTATGTTGGGAGGAGCCCTGACATAGTCTGCACCACAGGGACATATGAACAAGGCACCTGTTCCTTTCTTGTCACACCACATTTCTGCATTATCATATTTTACATTCACAAAGTGCCCGTGGGCAAGAGACCATGAAGCCAAGCGACAAAAGACCCCAGGAAATATCTCTCCTTAAGTCTAATTGCATGAAGATGGCCAGAGGAAGTTTGCCAATTCCATATTTTTACattctcttcttctgtttttgaATCAAAACACTTAAAACAATTCCTCTCAGTTGAGGAAAAGAGGAGTTTGAAACTCAGAAAAGCAGATAAGAGCAATTAAGactaggggaaaaaacaaaacagaaaacaaaaaaaagagcaaagggaagagaaataaatagcCATGGTTCCTCTCTTCATATCAAACTCTTAAGTAGGATGCCAGATACATAACGCTGTTCAGCAAACGTTTgtggaatgaaagaatgaatgaattaggtAGTTTCTGCTTTTCTGTATCTTACACAGGGTGGGTCCCTGGGGAATGTAAGGAACGATAACGCACATATGTGGTGAGCTCGTATTTTCTCCAGATTTCTGGATCACGTGGTCCTCCTGGAGTCTGAGGGGGTCCAAGACATCCTGGCTTTGGCTTTGTGTCAGCTCTTAGGAGTGCTGTGAATGTAGTGAACCGGGCCCCAGCGTTCCGCTCGCGGAGAGGGCACTGGTGGCGCTCCCTTGTGGTCTGGTTACACGTGTACACACGCTTCTGGACCACCTACCTTTTCAAACACAGGAAAGTATCTGATTATAGCCTTCTGGGCCATGTTGACCACTTCCTTTTGCTGATCATCTGGTTTCAGAAAAGGATGCATGATAATCAGTTCCAGCAGGTCCAGCGTCCCCTCCACATACATGTCAATCCttaaaacagaaaagcagttttctcagtttccccttcttgGGGCTCCCCAGCGCCCACAACTAAGAATGCTTTTCTCTTACGGCTCTGGCAACGGAAGTACCAAGAAGCATTTATCTACACCTGTCTCTTAAGAGGAAAGAGGCAAAGACAACTCGGGCTGTAATTCagaaaattctttcagaaaaatctGGCACAAATCAGGAAGCACAATAATTACGGCCGCGCTCTCTCCCTGGCCCCTACTCCTCCACTCTCACTCTGGCGCCCACGCTCAGTGTGGGTGGACCTTCACATTTATGAGAATAGTGGCTATCATTTATAGAAGGCTTGGTATGTATCAGGCAGGGTGCTAAACACTCCATATCCATTATTCCATCGAATCCTACGACATTATAAGGAATGTTCCATTATTATCCCCACTGTAGAGGAAACTCGTCAGGACTCCAGAGCTTAACCCTCTGCCTAGGACCATGCATCTAGGTGGTACAAAGACCAGGCTCTGAGTTCAAATTATAATCCATGGTAAAATATCCCAGGTCTTGAATGTTACACCTTCCTATTTCTAATACTCAAGGGCAACAAATTTGCAAGTAAGGTAAAAAGTAACATCAAAGCATTCAATGCTGAAACCTGAGACAATCATACCCCAGATACAGAATCTAGTATCTGAATTCAATTCTATTCTACCGTTTTACTCAGACTCACTGTGCTGATTTTCTAACTGGTCTTCACTACGTTTCTGGGGTTTTGTTCCCTGTTCACACGAATGACACAAGACGTGAAGTAGATGGGGTGTTCTACAGAGGACTGCAAATCAGCTAAGGCATCATAGCTGACAAGCAAGAACAGTCAAGAGGGGCCACCGTACAGGGTTCTCTCTTTGAGGTCCTTGCCAAAGAGATGGTGCTTGTCTGCTATGTAGTGGAGAATGCATCGGGTTTGCACCAGCTTCATCCCATCAATTTCAACCATTGGCACTTGCTGGAACAGCAGATGGTTACCTGAGAATGGAAGCCCAGAGTTAGAAGTGATCTcttccctgtcccccaacccctaaGAAATGCTCTAGGGAATGAAAATGGACAGGGGGCGGGGGAACACAGCTTTAGGAAACAGTGTGAAACTCCCTGATGACAGATAACTTCAATGTCATTCAGGGGAGCAAATTGAGCCATAAGCCTGAAAACTAGCATTGCTCTAAACTTTCCCTTTTCATTGTCATCTGGGAGAAATGCCCACCCACAGTGACAAGGCGTAGAGGGAAATTTAGTGGAGATATTGCTTCAGAGCTGCTCTGGCTGATACAGTAGCTCCTAGCTGCATGTGTCTAGTTAAGCCtaaatttaaactaattaaaattggGAAAACATTTAGTGTTCAGGTCCTTCATTACACTAGACACAGCCCGAGTCCTCAGCAGACACAGACAGCTAGTGGCTAAGACATTGGACAGTGCAAAATAGATCATTTCCATCACTGTAGGATGTTCTATCGACAACACTGCCTTAGAGAATCTGATC of Rhinolophus sinicus isolate RSC01 linkage group LG05, ASM3656204v1, whole genome shotgun sequence contains these proteins:
- the LOC109448911 gene encoding glutathione S-transferase A4 produces the protein MSEKPKLHYPNGRGRMETVRWVLAAAGVEFDEEFLETKEQLQKLQDGNHLLFQQVPMVEIDGMKLVQTRCILHYIADKHHLFGKDLKERTLIDMYVEGTLDLLELIIMHPFLKPDDQQKEVVNMAQKAIIRYFPVFEKVLREHGQRFLVGSQMSLADVILLQTILALEEKIPNILSSFPHLQEYTVKMSNIPTIKKFLEPGSQKKPPPDEIYVRTVYNIFMP